Proteins from a single region of Aureibacter tunicatorum:
- a CDS encoding CcmD family protein, translating to MKKYLMIIAFALTFVTGFAQEKKQINEEDYTNQQVEMADSFRDEGKIYVVIAIILVILSVLVGYMIKVDNKVSKLEKEIDEIEDKKQLA from the coding sequence ATGAAAAAATATTTAATGATTATCGCATTCGCGTTAACTTTTGTCACTGGTTTTGCCCAAGAAAAAAAGCAGATCAATGAAGAGGATTATACCAACCAACAAGTTGAAATGGCCGATTCATTTAGAGACGAAGGTAAAATCTATGTCGTTATCGCTATTATTTTAGTAATTCTATCTGTGCTTGTAGGCTACATGATCAAAGTCGACAATAAGGTCAGCAAGCTGGAAAAAGAAATCGACGAGATCGAAGACAAGAAACAATTAGCTTGA
- a CDS encoding cytochrome c maturation protein CcmE, with protein sequence MKKIHIFGIVVIAIAISLIVSTLGNTSSYVNFQRAKEVAEAGNNKEMHVVGQLKKNASGEVVGIKVNPDKVSFSFIMVDNDGEEQKVYYNEPMPTDFYRTEQVVVIGGFKGETFLANKILMKCPSKYQETTV encoded by the coding sequence ATGAAAAAGATACATATATTCGGAATCGTGGTCATCGCCATTGCGATATCCTTGATTGTCAGCACACTTGGAAACACTAGTTCATATGTGAATTTTCAAAGAGCAAAGGAAGTTGCAGAAGCAGGAAACAACAAAGAAATGCATGTAGTTGGCCAGCTCAAGAAAAATGCTTCTGGAGAAGTAGTCGGCATTAAAGTTAATCCTGACAAAGTATCTTTTTCTTTCATCATGGTGGACAATGACGGTGAAGAGCAAAAAGTTTATTATAACGAACCTATGCCTACTGATTTTTACAGGACTGAGCAAGTAGTTGTCATAGGAGGATTCAAAGGGGAGACCTTTTTGGCAAACAAAATCCTCATGAAATGTCCTTCAAAATATCAAGAAACAACTGTTTGA
- the ccsA gene encoding cytochrome c biogenesis protein CcsA, translated as MEETLHTGIGAVGHLSVIIAFVTALLSTFSYYKATVGSSLEKKNEWLTNARVFFYTHIVSVMTIVVALFSIIYNHYFEYHYAYSHSSRNLPTHYMISCFWEGQEGSFILWLFWNAWLGLALIFTNKKWEAPVMTVFGAVQAFIASMILGVMIFDLKIGSSPFILLRDAMVAPIFETDPNFVPEDGTGLNPLLQNIWMVIHPPTLFLGYAAGLIPFAYCIAGLWQNKFKEWIRPALPWMIFATAILGLGIIMGAYWAYETLNFGGYWNWDPVENAVYIPWLIMVGAIHTMIVFKKSETALKTSIILVLSSFILILYSTFLTRSGVLGNASVHSFTDLGLSGQLLLYMMFFVIVSVALCIVKWKKIPTSDYEVSNYSREFWIFIGVTTLSLMSFQVLIPTSIPVWNAFLGFFGIESNLAAPADQIGFYTKYQLWFSIAVAILSGTGQFFYWKKMTKDQLVKDLAIPIVISLLISAIIIVSTVMNNMSYILLVTASVYSIVSNSKVLFSILKNSSIKLSGGSISHIGIAMMLIGILFSSGYSEVISLNNTGMLIFDDAPDDTMNKENVLLWINKPRKMGEYTLRYRGTFAEIEGAPGYVLKSDLDLTDDPFKVIAKKDIKFNKKTYFKKGDTLRTHPENTYYQVEYEGEDGEQFKLYPRAQINPSMGLLASPDIKTYATKDIYTHVSSVTDPNQEKEWSDEKEIESKIKDRFFLNDFVTVFDEMERLQFVDGVPLSQEDVAVKAKLRIFDNDRVYRAEPIFIIKDRQIGKVPAYIDDLGVRITLNKINPESGIMTFGLKTTMKDYIVMKAMSKPLINVLWIGTLVLMLGFIIAMYRRFQEYNKLEKS; from the coding sequence GTGGAAGAAACGTTGCATACAGGGATTGGGGCAGTTGGCCACCTTTCCGTAATCATCGCTTTTGTTACAGCCCTTTTATCTACTTTTTCCTATTATAAAGCTACTGTCGGAAGCTCTTTGGAAAAAAAGAATGAATGGCTGACAAACGCTCGCGTGTTTTTTTACACGCATATAGTATCAGTGATGACAATTGTCGTCGCCCTATTTTCAATAATTTACAATCATTATTTCGAATACCATTACGCTTACAGCCACTCTTCAAGAAATCTTCCTACGCATTACATGATTTCATGTTTCTGGGAAGGTCAAGAAGGCAGCTTTATTCTTTGGCTATTTTGGAATGCTTGGCTTGGATTAGCATTGATCTTCACCAATAAAAAGTGGGAAGCTCCTGTAATGACAGTATTTGGCGCTGTGCAAGCTTTTATAGCATCAATGATTCTCGGAGTGATGATTTTCGACTTAAAGATTGGTAGTTCGCCATTTATACTTTTGAGAGATGCGATGGTCGCTCCAATTTTCGAAACCGACCCTAACTTCGTACCAGAAGACGGAACTGGACTAAACCCTCTTTTGCAAAATATTTGGATGGTGATACACCCTCCGACATTATTCTTAGGTTATGCCGCTGGCTTGATTCCATTTGCATATTGCATTGCTGGCCTGTGGCAAAATAAATTCAAAGAATGGATTCGTCCTGCTTTGCCTTGGATGATTTTTGCCACAGCCATTCTTGGTTTAGGTATAATCATGGGAGCTTACTGGGCTTATGAAACATTGAATTTTGGAGGTTACTGGAACTGGGACCCTGTTGAAAATGCTGTCTATATACCATGGCTAATCATGGTTGGAGCTATTCATACCATGATTGTATTCAAGAAAAGCGAAACGGCACTTAAGACATCAATAATTTTGGTTCTTTCAAGCTTTATCCTGATTTTATATAGTACTTTCCTTACCCGAAGTGGTGTCCTTGGCAACGCCTCAGTGCACTCGTTTACTGACTTGGGACTATCTGGCCAGTTGCTTCTTTACATGATGTTCTTCGTTATAGTATCTGTTGCTCTTTGTATAGTCAAATGGAAAAAGATACCAACTTCAGATTACGAGGTTTCTAATTATTCTAGAGAGTTTTGGATATTCATAGGTGTCACGACTTTATCCCTAATGAGTTTTCAAGTCTTGATTCCTACTTCTATTCCTGTTTGGAATGCCTTCTTAGGCTTTTTTGGAATTGAATCGAACTTAGCAGCACCAGCGGATCAAATTGGATTCTACACAAAATACCAACTATGGTTCTCTATCGCTGTAGCAATTCTATCTGGAACAGGTCAGTTTTTCTATTGGAAAAAAATGACAAAAGATCAGCTGGTTAAGGATTTGGCTATTCCAATTGTTATCAGCCTTTTGATCTCTGCCATCATCATCGTTTCAACAGTGATGAATAATATGAGTTACATTCTTTTGGTGACTGCATCTGTTTACTCTATTGTATCTAACTCAAAAGTTCTATTCTCCATTTTAAAGAACTCATCTATAAAATTATCTGGAGGATCAATTTCTCATATAGGAATCGCTATGATGCTTATCGGAATATTGTTCTCATCTGGTTACTCGGAGGTTATATCACTTAACAATACAGGCATGTTGATCTTCGATGATGCTCCTGACGATACAATGAATAAAGAAAATGTACTTCTTTGGATCAACAAGCCAAGAAAAATGGGCGAATACACGCTAAGATATCGTGGGACATTCGCAGAAATCGAAGGAGCTCCAGGCTATGTGCTTAAGAGCGACTTGGACCTAACTGATGATCCATTCAAAGTTATCGCTAAAAAAGACATTAAGTTCAACAAAAAAACTTACTTCAAAAAAGGCGACACTTTAAGAACGCATCCGGAAAACACATACTATCAAGTTGAGTATGAAGGAGAAGATGGCGAGCAATTCAAACTTTATCCTAGAGCTCAGATCAATCCATCAATGGGATTATTAGCATCTCCTGACATTAAAACTTATGCGACTAAGGATATCTATACACACGTATCAAGTGTAACGGATCCAAACCAAGAAAAAGAATGGTCGGATGAAAAAGAAATCGAAAGCAAGATCAAAGATCGCTTCTTTCTTAATGACTTCGTGACAGTTTTTGATGAAATGGAAAGACTCCAATTCGTCGATGGAGTTCCTCTATCGCAAGAAGATGTGGCAGTCAAAGCAAAATTAAGAATTTTCGATAATGATAGAGTGTACAGAGCCGAGCCTATATTTATCATCAAAGACAGACAAATTGGCAAAGTGCCTGCCTATATCGATGATCTTGGGGTACGCATTACTCTTAATAAAATTAATCCTGAATCAGGCATTATGACATTTGGTCTTAAAACAACAATGAAAGATTATATTGTGATGAAGGCCATGTCAAAACCTTTAATCAATGTGCTATGGATTGGGACATTGGTGCTCATGCTAGGGTTTATAATCGCTATGTACAGAAGGTTTCAAGAATATAATAAACTAGAAAAGTCTTAA
- a CDS encoding thioredoxin-like domain-containing protein, whose protein sequence is MRKVSLFLICCALTLFFTSCTQDKSKGSAEAQVDSGKLAPSIQTESGWVNTSKNWKLSDFKGKIVLLDFWTYGCINCQHIIPDLDKLEKKFPNELVIIGVHSGKFSTEKENAKILSAIEKFGIHHPVVNDAGFKVWKEYHVNAWPTVVLINPKGEVVGKYSGEGVYKVMEPYIQKLAKEDKSIIDTKPIAFDLKKAPKTILRFPSKMIKSADGDVFISDSGHNRILLIDQEGNIKEKIGSEQEKLTDGSFHSASFNEPQGLSLIGNKLYVADTKDNSLREVDLVNKVVKTVSGDGRLGYYFGNSDWGVNVLPNSPWGLFHKGDNIYVANAGNHQILRFDLKNGEMYRFAGSGAEELENGTLKIAGFAQPSGIAGIGNDLYIADTEASAIRKIDLDKKEVTTLIGMGLFVFGDRDGPFRQALLQHVTSIKAHNGDLYIADTYNGKIKKLDLKTKEVSTVVGGLNEPNDLVFVSDNLIWISNTNDHEIVTYNMATKEKKVLNVKE, encoded by the coding sequence ATGAGAAAAGTTTCCCTGTTTTTAATTTGCTGTGCTTTGACATTATTCTTTACATCTTGTACTCAAGATAAATCAAAAGGAAGTGCCGAAGCTCAAGTTGATAGTGGCAAGTTGGCTCCAAGTATTCAGACTGAGTCCGGGTGGGTAAACACTTCAAAGAATTGGAAGCTAAGCGATTTTAAAGGGAAAATAGTCTTATTGGATTTCTGGACCTATGGCTGTATCAATTGCCAACATATTATCCCTGATTTGGATAAGCTTGAAAAGAAATTTCCGAATGAATTAGTGATTATAGGAGTGCATTCAGGCAAGTTCTCGACCGAAAAAGAAAACGCGAAGATATTAAGCGCTATTGAGAAATTTGGGATTCATCACCCAGTAGTTAATGATGCGGGATTTAAAGTTTGGAAAGAATATCATGTAAATGCATGGCCGACTGTTGTGTTAATAAATCCTAAAGGAGAGGTTGTTGGGAAATATTCCGGAGAGGGTGTTTATAAAGTAATGGAGCCATATATTCAGAAGTTGGCAAAAGAAGATAAGTCCATTATAGATACTAAGCCCATTGCATTTGATCTTAAGAAAGCGCCTAAGACTATATTAAGGTTTCCGTCAAAAATGATCAAGTCAGCGGATGGAGATGTTTTTATTTCTGATAGCGGGCATAATAGAATATTGTTAATTGACCAAGAAGGGAATATTAAAGAGAAGATCGGCTCAGAGCAAGAAAAATTGACAGATGGAAGCTTTCATTCTGCTTCTTTCAATGAACCTCAGGGCTTGTCATTGATAGGAAACAAGCTTTATGTGGCGGATACGAAAGATAATTCATTGAGAGAAGTGGATTTGGTGAATAAAGTGGTGAAAACTGTGTCTGGAGATGGAAGATTAGGATATTATTTTGGGAATAGCGATTGGGGAGTGAACGTTTTGCCAAATAGTCCTTGGGGGCTTTTTCACAAGGGAGATAATATTTATGTAGCAAATGCAGGAAACCATCAAATTCTTAGGTTTGATTTGAAAAATGGAGAAATGTATCGCTTTGCAGGCTCAGGTGCCGAAGAGCTGGAAAATGGAACTTTAAAGATTGCAGGATTTGCTCAGCCTAGCGGTATTGCAGGAATTGGAAATGATTTATATATAGCAGACACTGAAGCTAGTGCTATACGCAAGATTGATCTTGATAAGAAAGAGGTGACGACATTAATAGGTATGGGCTTATTCGTGTTTGGAGATAGGGACGGACCGTTCAGGCAAGCATTACTGCAACATGTTACTAGCATCAAAGCTCATAATGGTGATTTGTATATTGCTGATACATACAATGGTAAAATTAAAAAGCTAGACTTGAAGACTAAAGAAGTATCTACAGTTGTTGGAGGACTTAATGAACCAAACGATTTAGTTTTTGTGTCTGATAATTTGATTTGGATCAGTAATACGAATGATCATGAAATCGTAACATATAATATGGCTACAAAGGAAAAAAAGGTGTTGAATGTGAAAGAATAA
- the pheS gene encoding phenylalanine--tRNA ligase subunit alpha translates to MKDKVEELKKEILEYTAHTQEDLENFRQKFISRKGVITDLMKGMKDIAPEIRKDVGILFNDVKNTAQERFQELIDKIDEQSNGSEQNSEIDFSLPPIPDTLGSEHPLNTVKSRIIEIFERIGFNLSEGPEVEDDWHNFTALNFPPNHPAREMQDTFFIEKDPDIALRTHTSSVQVRIMENQKPPIRTLSPGKVYRNEAISARAHCMFHQVEGLYIDKNVSFADLKQTLLHFVREFFGKDTKIRLRPSYFPFTEPSAEVDISCNICGGKGCNICKYTGYVEIGGCGMVDPNVLKSAGIDPEEYTGFAFGMGIERMAMLKYQINDLRLFTENDIRFLKQFSGIS, encoded by the coding sequence ATGAAAGACAAAGTAGAAGAACTCAAAAAGGAAATATTAGAATATACAGCACATACTCAAGAAGATTTAGAGAATTTCCGCCAAAAATTCATCAGTAGAAAAGGTGTAATCACCGACTTGATGAAAGGCATGAAAGATATCGCTCCTGAAATCCGAAAAGATGTAGGTATACTCTTCAATGATGTCAAAAACACAGCTCAAGAGCGTTTTCAAGAGTTGATTGACAAAATAGACGAGCAGTCAAACGGATCTGAGCAAAATAGCGAAATTGACTTTTCCTTGCCTCCAATTCCTGACACTCTTGGTTCAGAGCACCCTTTGAACACAGTAAAGTCAAGAATCATAGAGATCTTCGAAAGAATTGGTTTCAACTTGTCAGAGGGGCCTGAAGTAGAAGACGATTGGCATAATTTCACAGCGCTTAATTTCCCTCCTAACCACCCGGCTAGAGAAATGCAAGATACTTTCTTCATTGAAAAAGATCCTGACATAGCGCTAAGAACCCATACTTCTTCTGTTCAAGTGAGAATTATGGAAAACCAAAAACCGCCTATCAGAACTCTTTCTCCAGGCAAAGTATACAGAAACGAAGCGATTTCAGCTAGAGCTCACTGTATGTTTCACCAAGTAGAAGGACTTTACATTGATAAGAATGTAAGCTTCGCAGACCTTAAGCAAACGCTATTGCATTTCGTAAGAGAGTTCTTTGGCAAAGACACGAAAATCAGATTAAGACCATCTTATTTTCCATTTACCGAGCCAAGCGCAGAAGTTGACATCAGTTGCAATATATGTGGTGGCAAGGGATGTAATATCTGCAAATACACTGGCTATGTAGAAATAGGCGGATGCGGAATGGTAGACCCTAATGTTCTTAAAAGCGCTGGCATTGATCCTGAAGAGTACACTGGGTTTGCATTTGGTATGGGAATAGAAAGAATGGCGATGCTTAAATACCAAATCAATGACTTAAGACTGTTTACGGAAAACGATATTCGATTCTTAAAACAGTTTTCCGGCATATCCTAA
- a CDS encoding shikimate dehydrogenase codes for MNIKHKLSVNPNTKFIFSTSGSASSIEAKNNTLNELKLNLAYFTFPDFIDAPTYAGLLRSPICKAGAVTGKNGLKTKIINELDWVEPLAKKTKAVNTVINDNGKLKGYNTDYYGLKVALEEHIDKSEIRVKKAVVYGNGGVSGVAYHVLKHLGIDVVITGRNIENVQAKKTELGIVDGFDVDEGFDLLVDATPVSSEKDFLKIALGLDTLLKSCKMVFCHNMPEKDNKHNYLKEYCERHGKHFIEGREMYIPQIVKQYHLMFEGMTNDLGSSINDNDILKEVLRMS; via the coding sequence ATGAACATAAAACATAAATTAAGTGTAAACCCGAATACGAAGTTCATTTTTTCAACTTCGGGAAGCGCTTCTTCAATTGAAGCAAAAAACAATACCTTGAATGAGTTGAAGTTGAATCTAGCTTATTTTACTTTTCCTGATTTTATAGACGCGCCAACTTATGCAGGCTTATTGAGGTCGCCTATATGCAAAGCTGGTGCGGTGACAGGAAAGAATGGCTTGAAGACGAAAATAATCAATGAGCTTGATTGGGTGGAACCATTAGCTAAAAAGACTAAAGCAGTAAATACAGTTATTAACGATAATGGAAAATTAAAGGGATACAATACTGATTATTACGGATTGAAGGTTGCTTTGGAAGAGCATATAGATAAATCTGAAATTCGAGTTAAGAAAGCTGTTGTATATGGAAATGGAGGAGTTTCTGGAGTCGCTTATCATGTATTGAAACACTTGGGTATTGATGTTGTGATTACTGGACGAAATATAGAAAATGTTCAGGCAAAAAAAACTGAGCTTGGGATAGTGGATGGTTTTGATGTTGATGAAGGTTTTGACTTGTTGGTTGATGCAACTCCTGTGTCTTCAGAGAAAGATTTTTTGAAAATAGCTTTAGGCTTGGATACTTTATTGAAGAGTTGCAAAATGGTGTTTTGTCATAATATGCCTGAAAAAGATAACAAGCATAATTACTTGAAAGAGTATTGTGAAAGACATGGCAAACACTTTATCGAAGGGAGGGAAATGTACATTCCCCAAATTGTCAAACAGTATCATTTGATGTTTGAGGGTATGACGAATGATTTGGGCAGTTCAATAAATGACAATGACATTCTCAAAGAGGTGTTAAGAATGTCATGA
- the secDF gene encoding protein translocase subunit SecDF → MRNKGAIVALTVIITALCLYYLSFTWVSNNVQQQATTYATEQSGTVNFAKKQQFLDSVWNEPVMFGFTLKEIKETELSLGLDLQGGMHVTLEVSPSAIIEGLSGNNQDPKFKKAIAEAKEMQKNSQKPFIDLFYSAWEDVAPGEKLSSIFATSSNKGKVSFNSSDAEVLKFINTEIDDSIERAFNILRTRIDRFGTTQPNIQRLQGTGRIQIELPGVDNPERVRKLLQGVAKLEFWEVYEPQEYFPSLQAVNEKLVSELEMEAIKAEETGSETSGTVTSNANDLAALTGGDSTAVDTTATATEADSALNAQVSPIFALLKSPYGLAYDVKDTSKINRILNRSDIKTLLPKNLKFLWEVKPSTLDNGDEILNLYAIKVGRNGKAPLGGDVITRANNDFDQTGAPAVSMQMNAVGAKKWRKITGENINRRIAIVLDDYVYSAPVVNGEIPNGSSQISGNFTIEEAKDLANILKSGSLPAPTRIVEEAIIGPTLGKEAQQQGIISVFLGLGLVVVFMLAYYAKGGLVANIALVFNIFFILGILAQLNAALTLPGIAGIVLTIGMSIDANVLIFERIREELRNGAGLKKAIEAGYDKAFSSIIDANVTTFLVGAILYTLGQGPVKGFAITLMIGIASSFFSAVFITRVIVDAMTKKGDASKLPVSMPWSKNFLVNANINFLGRRTKAYIFSAAVIIIGGGLVAYEGGLNLGVDFTGGRSYVVKFDQAYPASDLKIALTKEFSKGTEVKTFGANNVLKITTSYMINDESDSADEAVKGKLILGIQNATGEKFQADDTKLGKDQFTIISSSKVGATIADDIKSTSLEAGFFALIAIFLYILLRFRKWQYSAGAIVALAHDILFVISAFAIARLAGFAFEVDQVFVAAVLTIVGYSINDTVVVFDRIREELKNSSATADKESVFNKAINNTISRTIITSFTTFIVVLVLFLFGGEVLRGFSFAMLIGILVGTYSSIFIATPVVIDLDKRNEKAKA, encoded by the coding sequence ATGCGTAACAAAGGTGCGATTGTAGCTCTTACAGTCATCATCACTGCGCTTTGCCTGTACTATTTGTCATTCACATGGGTGTCAAACAATGTGCAACAGCAAGCAACAACTTATGCGACTGAGCAAAGCGGCACAGTCAATTTCGCCAAGAAACAGCAGTTCTTGGACTCAGTATGGAACGAACCGGTAATGTTCGGCTTCACTTTGAAAGAAATCAAAGAAACAGAATTAAGTCTTGGTCTTGACCTTCAAGGCGGTATGCACGTGACTTTGGAAGTTTCTCCATCAGCCATCATTGAAGGCTTAAGCGGAAACAACCAAGATCCAAAATTCAAGAAAGCTATCGCAGAAGCGAAAGAAATGCAAAAGAATAGCCAGAAGCCATTCATCGACCTTTTCTATTCTGCTTGGGAAGATGTAGCTCCGGGTGAAAAGCTTAGCTCTATCTTCGCTACTTCTTCTAACAAAGGAAAAGTATCTTTCAACTCTTCTGACGCAGAAGTACTGAAATTCATCAACACTGAAATCGACGATTCGATCGAGAGAGCTTTCAATATCTTGAGAACTCGTATTGATAGATTCGGTACTACTCAACCAAACATTCAAAGACTCCAAGGAACAGGTAGAATTCAAATCGAGCTTCCTGGCGTTGACAACCCTGAGCGTGTTAGAAAACTATTGCAAGGTGTTGCAAAGCTTGAGTTCTGGGAAGTTTATGAGCCTCAAGAGTATTTCCCTTCTCTACAAGCGGTTAATGAAAAGCTTGTAAGCGAATTGGAAATGGAAGCGATCAAAGCTGAAGAAACAGGCAGCGAAACATCTGGCACAGTTACTTCAAATGCCAATGACTTGGCTGCATTGACTGGAGGAGACAGCACTGCTGTAGATACTACTGCAACTGCTACGGAAGCTGATTCAGCGCTAAACGCTCAAGTTTCTCCAATTTTCGCTTTATTGAAATCACCTTACGGACTTGCTTACGATGTTAAGGATACTAGTAAAATCAATAGAATTCTTAACCGTAGCGATATCAAAACGCTTTTGCCTAAAAACCTTAAATTCCTTTGGGAAGTTAAGCCTTCAACTTTGGACAATGGCGATGAAATCCTTAACCTTTACGCTATCAAAGTTGGTAGAAATGGCAAAGCTCCTCTTGGCGGTGATGTAATCACAAGAGCTAATAATGACTTTGACCAAACTGGAGCTCCTGCAGTAAGCATGCAAATGAACGCTGTTGGCGCTAAAAAGTGGAGAAAAATCACTGGAGAAAACATCAACAGAAGAATCGCTATCGTTCTTGATGACTATGTGTACTCCGCGCCAGTTGTAAACGGAGAAATCCCTAACGGTTCTTCTCAAATATCAGGTAACTTCACTATCGAAGAAGCAAAAGACCTTGCCAACATCTTGAAGTCAGGTTCTCTTCCTGCTCCTACTAGAATTGTTGAAGAAGCTATCATAGGCCCAACTTTAGGTAAAGAAGCTCAGCAACAAGGTATCATCTCTGTATTCCTAGGTCTAGGATTGGTAGTTGTATTCATGCTTGCTTACTATGCTAAAGGCGGTCTAGTTGCAAACATCGCTTTGGTATTCAACATCTTCTTTATCTTAGGTATTCTTGCCCAGTTGAACGCTGCACTTACCTTGCCGGGTATCGCGGGTATCGTACTTACCATCGGTATGTCTATTGACGCCAATGTGCTTATCTTTGAGCGTATCAGGGAAGAACTTCGAAATGGCGCAGGGCTTAAGAAAGCAATTGAAGCTGGTTATGACAAAGCATTTAGCTCTATCATTGATGCCAATGTGACTACATTCCTAGTAGGTGCTATTCTTTACACACTTGGACAAGGACCTGTAAAAGGTTTTGCAATCACTTTGATGATTGGTATCGCTTCATCTTTCTTCTCTGCTGTATTCATCACTAGAGTGATCGTAGACGCTATGACTAAGAAAGGCGATGCTAGCAAACTACCTGTTTCTATGCCTTGGTCTAAGAACTTCTTGGTAAATGCAAATATCAACTTCTTGGGTAGAAGAACTAAAGCTTATATCTTCTCTGCAGCTGTGATCATTATTGGTGGCGGATTAGTAGCTTATGAAGGTGGTTTGAATCTAGGCGTTGACTTCACTGGTGGTCGTTCATATGTAGTTAAATTCGACCAAGCTTACCCTGCTTCTGATTTGAAAATTGCTTTGACTAAAGAATTCAGCAAAGGAACGGAAGTTAAAACATTCGGTGCTAACAACGTACTTAAGATAACAACTAGTTACATGATCAACGACGAATCTGATTCTGCTGATGAAGCTGTAAAAGGAAAGTTGATCTTGGGTATCCAAAATGCAACTGGAGAGAAATTCCAAGCTGATGATACAAAGCTAGGCAAAGATCAATTCACAATCATCTCTTCTTCTAAAGTAGGAGCGACAATCGCCGATGATATTAAGAGCACTTCGCTTGAAGCTGGATTCTTCGCATTGATCGCGATCTTCTTGTATATCTTGCTAAGATTCCGCAAATGGCAATATTCTGCTGGAGCTATTGTAGCTTTGGCTCACGATATCTTGTTTGTAATCTCTGCTTTCGCTATCGCAAGACTTGCTGGGTTCGCTTTTGAAGTTGACCAAGTATTCGTTGCCGCGGTATTGACTATTGTTGGTTACTCGATCAATGATACTGTAGTTGTATTTGACAGAATCAGAGAGGAACTTAAAAACTCTAGCGCTACAGCGGACAAAGAAAGCGTATTCAACAAAGCGATCAACAATACAATCTCGCGTACGATCATCACTTCATTCACTACATTTATCGTAGTATTGGTGTTGTTCCTATTCGGAGGTGAAGTATTGAGAGGTTTCTCATTCGCTATGTTGATTGGTATTCTTGTAGGTACTTACTCATCTATTTTCATTGCAACGCCAGTTGTAATTGACTTAGATAAGAGAAATGAAAAAGCCAAGGCATAA
- a CDS encoding ATP-binding protein, producing MDYATLQHHVQYGEGQHTEFKRKVNHPEKIIKEIVAFANSGGGRLFLGVDDNGDIHGLKYADGDIFELNKFIQTMIKPAVKYKLEKVHVGAGKEVVCYEIEQGHRKPYIVREKPLSKIGTAYIRSEDKSIQASKEVREILRRQRRGLNIQFHFGETEKLLMEYLEAHGKITVSIFRKIAKLSKYLASKKLILLTLANVLEIIPSDREDEFVMREMFGY from the coding sequence ATGGATTACGCCACTCTACAACATCACGTGCAATACGGAGAAGGACAACACACCGAATTCAAGCGAAAAGTCAATCATCCCGAAAAAATCATCAAAGAAATTGTAGCCTTTGCCAATAGCGGAGGAGGTCGATTATTTTTAGGCGTGGATGACAATGGAGACATCCATGGATTAAAATACGCTGACGGTGATATCTTCGAGCTCAACAAGTTCATACAAACCATGATCAAACCCGCTGTAAAGTACAAGCTTGAAAAAGTACATGTAGGCGCAGGCAAAGAAGTCGTGTGCTATGAAATAGAGCAAGGTCATCGAAAACCTTATATCGTCAGAGAAAAGCCTCTCTCAAAGATTGGAACAGCCTATATTCGCTCAGAAGACAAAAGCATACAAGCAAGCAAAGAAGTTCGTGAAATTCTCAGAAGACAAAGACGCGGACTCAACATTCAGTTTCATTTCGGAGAGACAGAAAAGCTCTTAATGGAATACTTGGAAGCTCATGGAAAAATCACGGTCTCTATTTTCAGAAAAATCGCCAAACTTTCAAAATACTTAGCCTCCAAGAAACTCATTCTGCTTACGCTTGCCAACGTCCTTGAAATCATTCCTTCTGACAGGGAGGACGAATTCGTCATGAGAGAAATGTTTGGGTATTAA